GACCCTGGGCCGGACATTTGATTCAAAAGCACGGTCCGGTCAAGGTGCTGCGGCTGATCCTTTTGGTCAATGGCGCTGCCTTAATTCTGTATACATGTACAGGATTAGGAGGATATCTGGTTGCTCGAATATTGCAAGGGGTAGCAACGGCTTTTTTTTCGATGGCACTCCAGATCGGCATCATCGATGCACTGCCCGAGAAGGAACGTTCGCAAGGAATCTCGTTCTATTCATTGTTTTCCTATATTCCCGGCGTGATCGGCCCCGTTCTCGCATTAGGCCTCTGGCAGACCGGGGGGATGGATTCATTCACCGTCATTTTTGTAGCCATCGCAATCTGTACCGGTTTGTTCGGATACAGCGTCAAGATGGATAGAGAAGAGGGACCATCCGGACAATCGGCGAATCGTTCGGGCGTATTTCATTCCTTTGGACAAATCGTGAAGAATCCGTCCCTGTTCAAATGCAGCGTGTTAATGCTGTCGGCATCGATCATATTTGGAGCCGTAACAACGTTTATGCCATTATACGGATCGCAGCTAAGCAGCGGCAGTGCCGGCATTTATTTGATGCTCCAGGCTGCGGTCGTTGTTGCTTCACGATTTCTTCTAAGAAAAAGAATTCCTTCGGATGGCAAATGGCATTCGTTTTTTATCATGGGTACTATGCTTCTACTAACCCTCGCTGCAGTTTGCATCAGCATTTCTTCAGAGCAGGGAGCAGCTTTTCTTTATACTGGCGCTATTCTCATGGGCATTACGCAGGCGCTCTTATACCCAACGTTAACTACTTATTTGTCCTTTGTATTACCTTCATCCAACCGCAATGTGTTAATCGGGCTGTTTATTGCCATGGCTGACCTTGGCGTATCCATGGGCGGGGTTGTGATGGGGCCCATCGCGGATTATTTCTCATACTCCGTCATGTATATGATATGCGCTGTATTAAGCATGGCTATGGTAATTGTTGCGTACGAGCGAAGAGGAAGCTTGGTGGCTTCGAGCAACAACCTTGCCAAGGAGAGTGAAGGGGATGTGTAGCCGTTTAACAAGGTTCAAGGCGGTGACAGCCTGCTCTTGAAGTGTCAGTCTAGGTCCGTCGGAAGGTTCATATCATCTCTGCTCGTTGGTTGAGCAGAGATTTTTAATGAACATTGTCTCTTATCTGGCTAAGTGATAGATCGACTGAGCCATCTTCTATGATCCCTGTATGGGTGGGGAATAATGTAGAAGCTCATCCCAATGAGGCGTAGCTATGTTTGCGCGTATCTTCAAATGATCAAAAGCTTGCTGTAAAGCGGTCATCTCGTCTGCCGACACCGCCTTATCACTTAACAGGATTCTGCCAATCGGGCTTGAGAGCATCAGCTTCAGCAGGATGTAGAACAGCTTTCTTTTGCCCCGGGCAAATTGCTTCTGACCGGCAGGCGTAACCGTAAAGCCGTTTTTCTCTAAGACTTGATGCCCCTCATCTACCGCATGGATGACCAGATTAAGAAGCTTCTTGTCTTTTGCGGCTCTGCGCAAATTACCGTTATATGAAGAAGCTATGGAATTCAAAGGCAAGATGATCACAAAATGACTTTTCAGCCACTCATCCATATTTGTAATGTAATTCCATTTATATTTAGTGTTAACCAAGGCTTCATCGATCAGTGTGCGCCATGACAGATCCTCTCCTAAACCACCGATCGTTAGGTTGGTTTTTGGGCCGTGCACGCTAATGATCCGGCCATTCTCCCTCCAGCCGGCAATCGACTGAAAAGCGAACGAAACCTGTTTCGCTACCGGACTATGGGTTTGCAAATACTTCTCCATTTCCCCAGGGCTTGCATTGTTGCCCATTATAACGATATGGCAGCTATGATTCGCCGCAAGGGCAGGCAGCACAGCCTCGAAATCCGGATATTTCATTACAACAAAAATAAGGTCATAAACATCGTCCGGCTGTAGTTCTCGGATGACCCTTACTTGATTAACCGTAGTTTGAAACTGAAAATAATGCCGAATGACATTGCCGTTCTTCTCCAACTCCTCTGCTCGTCGTCCTCTTGCCAGCATCGTGACGTTGTGCCCTCCACGCACTAGCTCGTGGGCTAAATAACTGCCCAGAACCCCTGCGCCGTAAACCAATATTCTCATCGCGGGTCCCTCCATTTTGGGTTAAAGGATTGAATCAAACCATGTTTGCTCAAGCGTTTATCCCTTGTCTCTTTAACAAAGTTTTTAAATATTATCTTCAAAATTTAAAAATCATAGCTTGATTCTATATGGACATCAACCAGGATGTCAACAAGTTTTTAAATATTGAATGTGAAATTTAAAAACTATTCGCATTATGTTAAACTACTTGTAGTGATGAACACGGGAAGTGAGTGAAGAGTGATGAATAAATTCGAAATCAGAACGCAGCAAAAGAAGGATGCAATCATTCATGCGGCATTAAAGCTTTTTAAAGAAAAAGGCTTCGTCCATGTTAGCATTAAGGACATTGCCGATGAATCCGGCGTATCGTCGGTATCGCTGTATAACTACTTCGGCAGTAAAGAAGGGGTGGTCAAGGAATGTGCGAATGTTCTGATGCAAAATACGATCCAAATGGCTAAGGAGCTTTTGCATCAAAATATCGACTTTAAGGATAAGATATCTCGGATTTTGGAGATCTGTGCAGATCAAGACTATCAATTGCTTGGTACACCGGGTGCCGTTGAGGATCAGGTGTTAGCGAGCTTATATAGTGAAAACACGAATCAAATTAGAATAGAGCTTATTCAGGAATTTATTGAGCTGGGGAACAAGGAAGGGGCGATTCATTCCTCTGTTTCGCTGGAGACCCTATTGGAATTATTAAGTGTCGTCGGGACGCTCCAAGCTTCCTGGGCCAGAGCCGGGAATTATAAAAACAAGATGGCGGAACTTATCCAGCTACTCTTATATGGTTTCGTTGGACGCCGCTAAATAGTCAGATGGAAAGTGCCTTTCCGATTCCGGAAGGTTCTTTTTTGATTTTTTATTTTTAACTTTACTGAGAAGTTTGAGGGACAGCTTACGTTTATAGGTTGTACTAAATGAGCAGGGAAATGAGGTGAAACACATGACAGATGCGTCTTCCGAAACCGAGATCATTCGTCGTATCGTCGGAGGCGAAAAGCAAT
This Paenibacillus sp. JZ16 DNA region includes the following protein-coding sequences:
- the cntE gene encoding staphylopine family metallophore export MFS transporter CntE — its product is MSGAMSWPFLRLYILALLYFSANALLNVLIPLQGAAWGASSSTIGLVMGAYMFTTMFFRPWAGHLIQKHGPVKVLRLILLVNGAALILYTCTGLGGYLVARILQGVATAFFSMALQIGIIDALPEKERSQGISFYSLFSYIPGVIGPVLALGLWQTGGMDSFTVIFVAIAICTGLFGYSVKMDREEGPSGQSANRSGVFHSFGQIVKNPSLFKCSVLMLSASIIFGAVTTFMPLYGSQLSSGSAGIYLMLQAAVVVASRFLLRKRIPSDGKWHSFFIMGTMLLLTLAAVCISISSEQGAAFLYTGAILMGITQALLYPTLTTYLSFVLPSSNRNVLIGLFIAMADLGVSMGGVVMGPIADYFSYSVMYMICAVLSMAMVIVAYERRGSLVASSNNLAKESEGDV
- a CDS encoding ketopantoate reductase family protein — encoded protein: MRILVYGAGVLGSYLAHELVRGGHNVTMLARGRRAEELEKNGNVIRHYFQFQTTVNQVRVIRELQPDDVYDLIFVVMKYPDFEAVLPALAANHSCHIVIMGNNASPGEMEKYLQTHSPVAKQVSFAFQSIAGWRENGRIISVHGPKTNLTIGGLGEDLSWRTLIDEALVNTKYKWNYITNMDEWLKSHFVIILPLNSIASSYNGNLRRAAKDKKLLNLVIHAVDEGHQVLEKNGFTVTPAGQKQFARGKRKLFYILLKLMLSSPIGRILLSDKAVSADEMTALQQAFDHLKIRANIATPHWDELLHYSPPIQGS
- a CDS encoding TetR/AcrR family transcriptional regulator translates to MNKFEIRTQQKKDAIIHAALKLFKEKGFVHVSIKDIADESGVSSVSLYNYFGSKEGVVKECANVLMQNTIQMAKELLHQNIDFKDKISRILEICADQDYQLLGTPGAVEDQVLASLYSENTNQIRIELIQEFIELGNKEGAIHSSVSLETLLELLSVVGTLQASWARAGNYKNKMAELIQLLLYGFVGRR